One stretch of Flavobacterium sp. 9 DNA includes these proteins:
- a CDS encoding efflux RND transporter periplasmic adaptor subunit, whose product MQQHLKALLSTIFRTSMVGYCLLVLQGCSSKAEKEKTVTPLVSTVTVDTTSVTTELEFSGMLEGISNIEIRPQAEGYLEKIFVDEGAYVRKGQPLFLINDTPYSEKLNQSTASLQTALANREKARIEATRIQKLVDGKVVSDVQLKNAQAELSAANSAVRQAEAAKKSAAISKGFTLIKAPVNGYVGKLPYRVGSLVGHNEPEPLSVVSDINTMYAYFSMSEEAFLQFKQQYPGKTIEEKIKRIPSVRLMLPDNSVYDEQGKVDIVQGQFDKSTGSITFRASFPNSGGLLRSGNTGKIIMSQYNKNVIQIPQSATYELQNKVMAYVVEKNNKLKSVSLKIGQKTALNYIISEGLKPGDILVSKGLERLHEGIQVKVSK is encoded by the coding sequence ATGCAGCAACATTTAAAAGCATTGCTTAGTACTATATTCCGAACGTCGATGGTCGGTTATTGCTTATTGGTTTTACAAGGATGTTCATCCAAAGCAGAAAAAGAAAAAACAGTGACGCCATTAGTGTCAACCGTTACAGTTGATACCACATCGGTTACAACAGAATTAGAATTTTCGGGCATGCTTGAAGGAATCAGCAATATTGAAATAAGACCTCAGGCTGAAGGATATCTGGAAAAAATATTTGTAGACGAAGGAGCTTATGTACGAAAAGGACAACCATTGTTTCTTATTAACGATACGCCTTACAGCGAAAAACTAAATCAGTCAACTGCATCTTTGCAAACTGCATTAGCCAACAGGGAAAAAGCCAGAATTGAAGCCACTAGAATACAAAAACTGGTTGACGGAAAAGTAGTTTCAGATGTACAGCTTAAAAATGCCCAAGCCGAACTCAGCGCCGCAAATTCTGCTGTTCGACAAGCAGAAGCTGCAAAGAAAAGTGCGGCTATAAGCAAAGGATTTACGCTTATAAAAGCTCCTGTAAACGGTTATGTAGGCAAACTGCCTTATAGAGTTGGGAGTCTTGTGGGGCATAACGAACCGGAACCCTTGTCTGTGGTTTCAGATATCAATACCATGTATGCTTATTTCTCGATGAGTGAAGAAGCTTTTTTGCAGTTTAAACAACAATATCCGGGAAAAACCATAGAAGAAAAAATCAAAAGAATTCCTTCTGTTCGTTTAATGCTTCCTGATAATTCAGTTTACGACGAACAGGGCAAAGTCGATATTGTTCAGGGACAATTTGATAAATCTACCGGATCTATTACGTTTAGAGCTTCATTTCCTAATAGCGGAGGACTTTTACGTTCCGGAAATACTGGTAAGATTATCATGTCGCAATACAACAAAAATGTAATTCAGATTCCACAGTCGGCTACTTACGAATTACAAAATAAAGTCATGGCTTATGTGGTCGAAAAAAACAACAAGCTGAAAAGCGTATCCTTAAAAATAGGACAAAAAACAGCTTTAAATTATATCATTTCCGAAGGATTAAAACCTGGAGATATATTGGTATCAAAAGGACTTGAACGCTTGCATGAAGGGATACAGGTAAAAGTTTCAAAATAA
- a CDS encoding LysR family transcriptional regulator translates to MEWYRTFKTIYQVGTLTGAAQELLISQPNVSQHLSALEAHVGKQLFERKPRRMVPTDYGKLFYTQVIDAIEKLEYIEAEFRYTRSSNIPLTCIGTSKEFFYSILSSKISQAPANLVFEFCPSKELMQKLNSGKLYFVITSNRNDEKDIVYEPIRTANLLLVGNKEFDTTEFDLFITNSEFDKAEKWLCDKDWYAYSSDLAIIRRFWLENFKKRPTIKPRFVIPDYNSILKGIRFGSGITIASDYLVQDDIDQHHIKEIWKGHHPTQNTIYLAYNKNNVTTDQIEMVKKLLK, encoded by the coding sequence ATGGAATGGTACAGAACGTTTAAAACGATATATCAGGTGGGTACGCTTACTGGCGCTGCACAGGAATTGCTTATTTCGCAACCCAATGTAAGTCAGCATTTATCAGCCCTTGAAGCTCATGTAGGTAAACAGTTATTCGAACGTAAACCACGCCGAATGGTGCCAACAGATTATGGCAAATTATTTTATACTCAGGTAATTGATGCCATTGAAAAATTAGAATATATTGAAGCCGAATTTAGATATACACGTTCTTCAAATATTCCGCTGACTTGTATTGGCACATCTAAAGAGTTTTTCTACAGCATTCTGTCTTCAAAAATAAGTCAGGCTCCCGCAAATCTTGTTTTTGAATTTTGCCCTTCCAAAGAATTAATGCAAAAATTAAATTCAGGAAAATTGTATTTTGTCATCACTTCAAATCGTAATGATGAGAAGGATATTGTTTATGAACCTATTCGTACTGCCAATTTACTTCTTGTTGGCAATAAGGAATTCGATACAACCGAATTTGATCTTTTCATAACTAATTCTGAATTTGATAAAGCCGAAAAATGGCTTTGCGATAAAGATTGGTATGCTTACAGCAGTGATCTGGCGATTATTAGACGATTTTGGTTAGAAAATTTTAAAAAACGCCCAACCATAAAACCCCGATTTGTTATTCCTGATTATAATTCGATTTTAAAAGGAATTCGTTTTGGTTCCGGTATCACCATTGCATCAGATTATTTAGTGCAGGATGATATTGATCAACATCATATTAAAGAAATCTGGAAAGGCCATCATCCTACTCAAAACACGATTTATCTTGCCTACAATAAAAATAATGTCACTACAGATCAAATCGAAATGGTCAAAAAGCTATTGAAATAA
- the ilvN gene encoding acetolactate synthase small subunit yields MKQEYTLTAYTEDQMGLLNKITIMLTRRKISIESLNISTCEIDKMYRCTLVIKETFEIARNIALQIEKIIEVFKCYFSTNEEIIWKQMGLLKVRTSGFINEENINHLLKKYNARFILIEKDFTVFEATGQEDEINNLASELKNFGLIEFIKTARIALTLTNEAFDI; encoded by the coding sequence ATGAAACAAGAATATACTTTAACCGCCTACACCGAAGATCAAATGGGATTACTCAATAAAATAACCATTATGCTTACGCGAAGAAAAATCAGTATAGAAAGCCTCAATATCTCTACTTGCGAAATTGACAAAATGTACCGATGTACGCTCGTTATAAAAGAAACTTTTGAAATCGCCAGAAATATTGCGCTTCAAATCGAAAAAATCATCGAAGTTTTTAAATGTTATTTTAGCACAAACGAAGAAATCATCTGGAAACAAATGGGATTGTTAAAAGTAAGGACATCTGGTTTCATCAATGAAGAAAACATAAATCATTTACTTAAAAAATACAACGCCAGATTTATATTAATCGAAAAAGATTTCACTGTTTTTGAAGCAACGGGACAAGAAGATGAAATCAATAATTTGGCTAGCGAATTAAAGAACTTTGGATTAATAGAATTTATAAAAACAGCTCGAATTGCTCTCACTCTAACCAACGAAGCTTTTGATATATAA